From Denitrovibrio acetiphilus DSM 12809, the proteins below share one genomic window:
- a CDS encoding DUF4062 domain-containing protein, with protein sequence MAKRSIRAGRVLIMWKLHQIFLSSTFSDLVDARSRVIEGLLNGGFYPRGMEHFPATGCEQEKYIEKAIDRSSLVVLLLNNRYGNEIDRLDKKSYTHFEYEYARKKNKPILSFINDKIKHDKKESIEQQRKLEELKTQAKKNSICHFFDNKDKKYSALREKIISSVYQNVNDCAVFWINNTELDSMIDSIKIQSVDKATGNYNEMEEIEVQRIMKILKSYPRFTFENFKKQLGQEINLASTSTFANNGVLDLISRLLLNNYIKLDLSDNKGDIVFKVTNRVFQNKESNLKEETGFTNYY encoded by the coding sequence ATGGCAAAACGATCAATCAGAGCTGGAAGGGTATTAATTATGTGGAAGTTGCACCAAATATTTTTAAGTTCAACCTTCAGCGATCTTGTTGATGCAAGGTCTAGAGTAATTGAAGGGTTACTTAATGGTGGATTTTATCCGAGAGGTATGGAGCATTTTCCAGCGACTGGTTGTGAACAAGAAAAATATATAGAAAAAGCTATCGATAGAAGCAGTTTAGTGGTTTTATTATTGAACAATAGATACGGCAATGAAATTGACCGACTTGATAAAAAATCATACACTCATTTTGAATATGAGTATGCTAGGAAAAAGAACAAACCCATTTTAAGTTTCATTAACGATAAAATTAAGCACGATAAAAAAGAAAGTATAGAGCAACAAAGAAAACTTGAAGAATTAAAAACGCAGGCCAAGAAAAATTCAATTTGTCATTTTTTTGATAATAAAGATAAAAAATATTCAGCATTAAGAGAAAAAATTATATCTTCTGTTTACCAGAATGTAAATGATTGCGCTGTATTTTGGATTAATAACACAGAATTAGATTCTATGATAGATTCTATTAAAATTCAATCTGTGGACAAAGCCACTGGAAATTATAATGAAATGGAAGAAATTGAAGTACAGCGTATTATGAAGATATTAAAGTCCTATCCTAGATTTACTTTTGAAAATTTTAAAAAGCAACTTGGACAAGAGATTAATTTGGCATCAACGAGCACATTTGCTAATAATGGAGTTTTGGATTTAATTTCTAGGCTATTATTAAATAATTATATCAAGCTTGATCTATCTGATAATAAAGGGGATATCGTGTTTAAAGTTACTAATAGGGTATTTCAAAATAAAGAAAGTAATCTTAAAGAAGAGACAGGTTTTACTAACTATTATTAA
- a CDS encoding IS5 family transposase (programmed frameshift) gives MYRAQLSDEQWERIKDMLPGKKSDSGVTAKDNRLFVEAVLWIARTGSPWRDMHPCFGKWHSVYVRYDRWAKKDVWQKVFAELSGDADLEYLMVDGSIVRVHQHGAFKKNCQNQECQGRSRGGLSTKIHASVDSHGNPVRFILTGGQESEYAQADNLIAGFSPAYVIADRGYDSNAFVSSIIQAGAVAVIPPKCNRLEQRKYDKHLYKERNLVERLFQRMKEFRRIATRYEKLARNYEAMVTLVAVIIWLK, from the exons ATGTATAGAGCTCAATTATCAGATGAACAATGGGAACGCATCAAAGATATGCTCCCCGGAAAAAAGAGCGACAGCGGAGTAACAGCTAAAGATAACCGTCTTTTTGTAGAAGCAGTCTTATGGATAGCCAGAACAGGTAGTCCTTGGCGTGACATGCACCCCTGCTTTGGCAAATGGCATAGTGTATACGTACGTTATGACAGATGGGCTAAAAAGGATGTTTGGCAGAAAGTATTTGCAGAGCTGTCTGGAGATGCAGACCTTGAGTACCTTATGGTAGACGGCAGTATTGTAAGGGTTCATCAACATGGTGCAT TCAAAAAAAACTGCCAAAACCAAGAATGCCAAGGGCGTTCCAGAGGCGGTCTGAGTACTAAGATTCATGCATCTGTGGATTCACATGGCAACCCTGTAAGGTTTATCCTTACGGGAGGACAGGAGTCGGAATACGCTCAGGCAGATAATCTCATCGCAGGATTTTCACCTGCTTATGTGATTGCTGACAGAGGGTACGATTCCAATGCTTTTGTGTCTTCAATAATACAGGCTGGTGCTGTTGCAGTTATCCCGCCTAAATGTAATAGATTAGAACAACGGAAATATGACAAGCATTTGTATAAAGAGCGCAATCTGGTTGAAAGGCTCTTTCAGCGAATGAAAGAATTCCGGCGAATTGCCACAAGATATGAAAAACTTGCAAGAAACTATGAGGCAATGGTAACATTGGTGGCTGTAATCATATGGTTAAAATAA